One region of Canis aureus isolate CA01 chromosome 31, VMU_Caureus_v.1.0, whole genome shotgun sequence genomic DNA includes:
- the TNFSF10 gene encoding tumor necrosis factor ligand superfamily member 10 isoform X2: MNVYAGVCGRNSAIQMQDKYSQSGIACFLKEDDIPWDPSDEESMNNPCWQVKWQLRQFVRKMILKTYEETIPTAPEKQLNIPYVVSDRGSQRVAAHITGTSRRSMFPIPSSKNDKALGHKINSWDSTRKGHSFLNNLHLRNGELVIHQRGFYYIYSQTYFRFQEPEEIPTGQNRKRNKQMVQYIYKHTSYPDPILLMKSARNSCWSKDSEYGLYSIYQGGIFELKENDRIFVSVSNEQLIDMDQEASFFGAFLIG, from the exons ATGAATGTTTATGCTGGAGTATGTGGAAGGAATTCAGCGATTCAG ATGCAGGACAAGTACTCCCAAAGTGGCATCGCTTGTTTCTTAAAGGAAGATGATATCCCCTGGGACCCCAGTGATGAAGAGAGTATGAACAACCCCTGCTGGCAAGTGAAGTGGCAACTCCGCCAGTTTGTTAGAAAG ATGATTTTGAAAACCTATGAGGAAACCATTCCTACAGCTCCAG aaaagcaGCTAAATATTCCTTACGTAGTAAGCGACCGAGGTTCTCAGAGAGTAGCCGCTCACATAACTGGAACCAGTCGGAGAAGCATGTTTCCAATTCCAA GCTCCAAGAATGATAAAGCTTTGGGCCACAAAATAAACTCCTGGGATTCCACAAGAAAAGGACATTCATTCTTGAATAATTTGCACTTGAGGAACGGAGAGCTGGTTATCCATCAAAGGGGGTTTTATTACATCTACTCCCAAACATACTTTCGATTTCAGGAACCTGAGGAAATTCCAACAGgacagaacagaaagagaaacaaacaaatggtcCAATATATTTACAAACACACGAGTTATCCGGACCCTATACTGCTGATGAAAAGTGCTAGAAATAGTTGTTGGTCTAAAGATTCTGAATATGGACTCTATTCCATCTATCAAGGTGGGATATTTGAGCTTAAGGAAAACGATAGAATTTTTGTCTCTGTATCTAACGAGCAATTGATTGACATGGACCAAGAAGCCAGTTTTTTCGGGGCCTTTTTAATCGGCTAA
- the GHSR gene encoding growth hormone secretagogue receptor type 1 → MRNATAREGPGSAGWDLLPLFPAPLLAGVTATCVALFAVGVAGNLLTVLVVRRFRELRTTTNLYLCSLACSDLLIFLCMPLDLVRLWQYRPWTFGDLLCKLFQFVSEGCTYATVLTITALSVERYFAICFPLRAKVLVTKGRVKLALLAIWAVAFCSAGPIFVLVGVEHENGTDPRDTRECRATEFAVRSGLLTAMVWVSSVFFFLPVFCLTVLYGLIGRKLWRRGRGDAAGGASLREQSHRQTVKMLAVVVFAFILCWLPFHVGRYLFSKSFEPGSLEIAQISQYCNLVSFVLFYLSAAINPILYNIMSKKYRVAVFKLLGFEPFSQRKLSTLKDESSRAWTESSINT, encoded by the exons aTGCGGAACGCGACGGCCCGCGAGGGCCCGGGGTCGGCGGGCTGGGACCTGCTGCCGCTGTTCCCCGCGCCGCTGCTGGCGGGCGTGACGGCCACCTGCGTGGCGCTGTTCGCCGTGGGCGTCGCGGGCAACCTGCTGACGGTGCTGGTGGTGCGGCGCTTCCGCGAGCTGCGCACCACCACCAACCTGTACCTGTGCAGCCTGGCCTGCTCCGACCTGCTCATCTTCCTGTGCATGCCGCTCGACCTGGTGCGCCTGTGGCAGTACCGGCCCTGGACCTTCGGCGACCTGCTCTGCAAACTCTTCCAGTTCGTGAGCGAGGGCTGCACCTACGCCACGGTGCTCACCATCACGGCGCTGAGCGTCGAGCGCTACTTCGCCATCTGCTTCCCGCTGCGCGCCAAGGTGCTGGTGACCAAGGGCCGCGTGAAGCTGGCCCTGCTGGCCATCTGGGCCGTGGCCTTCTGCAGCGCCGGGCCCATCTTCGTGCTGGTGGGCGTGGAGCACGAGAACGGCACCGACCCCCGGGACACCCGCGAGTGCCGCGCCACCGAGTTCGCCGTGCGCTCGGGGCTGCTCACGGCCATGGTGTGGGTGTCCAGCGTCTTCTTCTTCCTGCCCGTCTTCTGCCTCACGGTGCTCTACGGCCTCATCGGCAGGAAGCTgtggcggcgggggcgcggcgacGCGGCGGGGGGCGCCTCGCTCCGCGAGCAGAGCCACCGGCAGACGGTGAAGATGCTCG CTGTCGTGGTGTTTGCTTTCATCCTCTGCTGGCTGCCCTTCCACGTGGGGCGATATTTATTTTCCAAGTCCTTCGAGCCCGGCTCCTTGGAGATTGCTCAGATCAGCCAATACTGCAACCTGGTATCCTTTGTCCTCTTCTACCTCAGTGCTGCCATCAATCCCATTCTGTACAACATCATGTCCAAGAAGTACCGGGTGGCGGTGTTCAAGCTTCTGGGATTTGAACCCTTCTCCCAGAGGAAGCTCTCCACTCTGAAGGATGAAAGTTCTCGGGCCTGGACAGAGTCTAGTATTAATACATGA